A window of the Trichoplusia ni isolate ovarian cell line Hi5 chromosome 4, tn1, whole genome shotgun sequence genome harbors these coding sequences:
- the LOC113492779 gene encoding E3 ubiquitin-protein ligase TRIP12-like yields the protein MHEFAHSKALLEIQYENEVGTGLGPTLEFYALVSQELQRADLDLWHGSENFKQKPTSFGGEIVKSQPPVVTDRSADAAARLASSVRDALNLDEERAPEPSDLEKETSIPSPAPDATYVSWPCGLFPQAVGRNARASHVSRAKAKFRFLGKFMAKAVMDSRMVDIPLSVSMYRWLVSEEKWLSLSDVRHVAPELWRSLCRLRRVAERARVIALDSRQSAEQKTQLISGLELDGCPIEELGLDFILPGDGCTELRRGGRDLPVTAHNLHNYIDLVTHWLLYEGVTKQMEAFREGFESVFPLANLKIFYPEEMEQVFCGSPSGGRDQRWEPRMLAECIRPDHGYNAESRAIRMLIDILASYNREEQRLFLQFVTGSPRLPTGGFKALNPPLTVVRKSLESSLDPDEYLPSVMTCVNYLKLPDYTSAEVMRGKLRLAASEGQHSFHLS from the exons ATGCATGAGTTCGCGCACTCCAAGGCTTTGCTGGAAATCCAATACGAAAATGAAGTGGGAACCGGTCTCGGACCCACACTCGAGTTCTACGCGCTCGTATCTCAGGAGCTGCAGCGCGCCGACCTAGATCTCTGGCACGGCAGTGAGAACTTTAAACAGAAGCCCACGTCTTTCGGCGGAGAGATCGTGAAGAGCCAGCCGCCGGTGGTGACCGACCGATCGGCGGACGCGGCGGCGCGGCTCGCGTCCTCCGTGCGGGACGCGCTCAACCTGGACGAGGAGCGCGCGCCCGAGCCCTCCGACCTCGAGAAGGAGACGTCCATCCCATCTCCCGCGCCCGACGCCACCTACGTGTCGTGGCCCTGCGGCCTGTTCCCGCAGGCTGTCGGCCGCAACGCCAGAGCCTCGCATGTATCTCGTGCTAAGGCCAAATTCCGATTCCTGGGGAAGTTCATGGCTAAAGCTGTCATGGATTCTAGGATG GTGGACATTCCGCTGTCGGTGTCAATGTACCGCTGGCTGGTGAGCGAGGAGAAGTGGTTGTCTCTGAGTGACGTGCGGCACGTGGCGCCGGAGCTGTGGCGCTCTCTGTGTCGCCTGCGCCGCGTGGCCGAGCGCGCACGCGTAATCGCGCTTGACTCGCGCCAGAGCGCCGAACAGAAGACGCAACTG ATAAGTGGGCTCGAGCTGGATGGCTGTCCTATCGAGGAGCTGGGCTTGGACTTCATCCTGCCGGGCGACGGCTGCACGGAGCTGCGACGCGGCGGCCGCGACCTGCCCGTCACCGCGCACAACCTGCACAACTACATTGATCTCGTTACTCACTGGCTGCTCTATGAGG GTGTGACCAAACAAATGGAAGCATTCCGCGAAGGATTCGAATCAGTATTCCCACTAGCCAACCTTAAAATATTCTACCCTGAAGAAATGGAACAAGTATTCTGTGGTAGTCCCTCTG GAGGGCGTGACCAGCGCTGGGAGCCGCGCATGCTCGCCGAGTGCATCCGCCCCGACCACGGGTACAACGCCGAGTCGCGCGCAATACGCATGCTCATCGACATATTAGCCTCATATAACCGCGAGGAGCAGCGTCTATTCTTGCAATTCGTGACCGGAAGCCCGAGGTTGCCCACTGGAG GTTTCAAGGCGCTGAATCCGCCGTTGACGGTGGTGCGCAAGTCGCTGGAGTCGTCGCTGGACCCCGACGAGTACCTGCCGTCGGTGATGACGTGCGTGAACTACCTGAAGCTGCCGGACTACACCAGCGCCGAGGTGATGCGCGGCAAGCTGCGGCTGGCCGCCTCCGAGGGCCAGCACTCCTTCCACCTGTCGTGA
- the LOC113492778 gene encoding protein cereblon homolog isoform X1, whose protein sequence is MMSSVLYLLFTLAFVTTFGDVRLTVQDEFILCRSCGSDLASSESIISKTSSRSWYSFNDTLYSKEVLVQVFSTSVFFHYPVISFSLSTCVPTGEWEESTSWFPGYRWKPCVCPDCGAYVGFVFEPINLSLEKPSKTFYGLIMTTLISESCKYYNFYSPQLFDCVP, encoded by the exons atgatgtctagtgtattatatttactttttactcTGGCATTTGTGACAACTTTTGGAGATGTTCGCTTGACTGTACAAGACG agTTCATATTATGCCGTTCTTGTGGCAGCGACCTGGCTTCCTCTGAATCAATAATTTCAAAGACAAGCTCGAGATCTTGGTACTCTTTCAATGATACTTTGTACTCTAAAGAGGTCTTAGTGCAAGTGTTCTCAACTAGTGTATTCTTCCACTATCCAGTGATATCCTTTAGCCTTTCGACTTGTGTACCTACTGGGGAg TGGGAAGAAAGTACTTCTTGGTTTCCTGGTTACCGCTGGAAACCCTGTGTGTGCCCAGACTGTGGAGCCTATGTTGGATTTGTCTTTGAACCTATCAACCTTAGTTTAGAGAAaccatcaaaaacattttatgggCTCATCATGACAACTCTTATCAGCGaaagttgtaaatattataatttttatag TCCTCAACTCTTTGACTGTGTACCCTGA
- the LOC113492778 gene encoding RNA guanine-N7 methyltransferase activating subunit-like isoform X3 produces MAESLTAEELEFLAKCEEELKDRFTEKDDDFMKVYNEELSKPPILDSWWIPNSGRRFDRRNNRRHHPYERPDHRDRGYDRRDDRRDHRGYNDYHEDSGQGYRQQRHRYHY; encoded by the coding sequence ATGGCTGAATCATTGACAGCTGAAGAATTAGAATTCTTAGCTAAGTGTGAGGAAGAACTGAAAGATAGATTCACTGAGAAAGATGATGATTTTATGAAAGTGTACAATGAAGAGTTGTCCAAGCCACCCATACTTGACTCCTGGTGGATTCCCAACTCTGGGCGCCGCTTCGACCGACGCAACAACAGGCGGCACCATCCGTACGAGCGCCCCGACCACCGGGACCGTGGGTACGACAGGCGGGACGACAGGAGGGACCACAGGGGATACAACGACTACCACGAAGACTCGGGGCAGGGATACCGCCAACAACGACACAGATATCATTATTGA
- the LOC113492778 gene encoding protein cereblon homolog isoform X2, producing the protein MMSSVLYLLFTLAFVTTFGDVRLTVQDEFILCRSCGSDLASSESIISKTSSRSWYSFNDTLYSKEVLVQVFSTSVFFHYPVISFSLSTCVPTGEWEESTSWFPGYRWKPCVCPDCGAYVGFVFEPINLSLEKPSKTFYGLIMTTLISESFLNSLTVYPEGTSN; encoded by the exons atgatgtctagtgtattatatttactttttactcTGGCATTTGTGACAACTTTTGGAGATGTTCGCTTGACTGTACAAGACG agTTCATATTATGCCGTTCTTGTGGCAGCGACCTGGCTTCCTCTGAATCAATAATTTCAAAGACAAGCTCGAGATCTTGGTACTCTTTCAATGATACTTTGTACTCTAAAGAGGTCTTAGTGCAAGTGTTCTCAACTAGTGTATTCTTCCACTATCCAGTGATATCCTTTAGCCTTTCGACTTGTGTACCTACTGGGGAg TGGGAAGAAAGTACTTCTTGGTTTCCTGGTTACCGCTGGAAACCCTGTGTGTGCCCAGACTGTGGAGCCTATGTTGGATTTGTCTTTGAACCTATCAACCTTAGTTTAGAGAAaccatcaaaaacattttatgggCTCATCATGACAACTCTTATCAGCGaaagtt TCCTCAACTCTTTGACTGTGTACCCTGAAGGTACATCTAACTAA
- the LOC113492776 gene encoding TLD domain-containing protein 2-like has protein sequence MLRLLRRLARTIAAKVRKIEMIMFNASMRRRGTIHSVCDRGTLGHAARRRGTIHSICEVLSMSDELRRALYSSGASIDMEFSPPDLIGTSEVFTMEHREKLCSVLPARAQGYMWSLTFSTSQHGFSLASMYRKMQRVDSPVLLVIQDTDNNVFGALTSTALHPSEHFYGTGESLLFSFQPVEDTRRASQPADTDKEDNKDDKDDQVAPVKTKFKYWGWTGDNMYFIRGSNDNISIGAGDGKFGLWLDGDLYLGRTQRCKTYGNEPLTTREDFIVKIMECWTFI, from the exons atgttacgtTTGCTACGTCGACTCGCGCGCACCATCGCGGCTAAGGTGCGGAAAATAGAGATGATAATGTTTAATGCATCGATGCGGAGGAGGGGCACGATACACTCGGTGTGCGACCGGGGCACGCTGGGGCACGCGGCGCGCAGGCGCGGGACCATACACTCCATATGCGAG GTGCTGTCGATGAGCGATGAGCTTCGCCGCGCGCTATACTCGTCGGGCGCCTCCATCGACATGGAGTTCTCGCCGCCCGACCTCATCGGCACCTCGGAGGTATTCACCATGGAACACAG AGAGAAGTTGTGCTCGGTGTtgccggcgcgcgcgcagggCTACATGTGGTCGCTGACGTTCAGCACGAGTCAGCACGGGTTCTCGCTCGCCTCCATGTACCGCAAGATGCAGCGCGTCGACAGCCCCGTACTGCTCGTCATACAAGACACAGACAACAAT GTGTTCGGCGCCCTGACGTCGACGGCTCTGCACCCGTCGGAGCACTTCTACGGCACCGGCGAGTCGCTGCTGTTCTCGTTCCAGCCCGTGGAGGACACGCGCCGGGCCTCGCAGCCCGCCGACACCGACAAGGAAGACAACAAGGATGACAAGGATG ATCAAGTAGCGCCCGTAAAAACTAAGTTCAAGTACTGGGGCTGGACTGGCGATAACATGTACTTCATTCGCGGCAGCAACGATAACATCTCGATCGGCGCCGGCGA CGGCAAGTTCGGGCTGTGGCTGGACGGCGACCTGTACCTGGGCCGCACGCAGCGCTGCAAGACGTACGGCAACGAGCCGCTGACGACGCGCGAGGACTTCATCGTCAAGATCATGGAGTGCTGGACCTTCATCTGA
- the LOC113492777 gene encoding prenylated Rab acceptor protein 1-like isoform X3 — MSENVNIDLSGEINATVEKKGFQKLLQHVRSGAGPALLMGVLASRRPWTQFVATDNFKAPPSLPRLSRRFYRNVEYFQANYLMVFLGLFAYCLITTPLLLIAMVASFFGYRKLTSGPNTWKPKIGGWELTKPQQYAVGAAGSMALCWLAGAGAVLFWVLGATVTVVALHASFFDAEALPASDDPEQFPMIEQV, encoded by the exons ATGTCTGAAAACGTTAATATTGATCTTTCGGGAGAAATTAATGCTACAGTAGAAAAGAAAGGTTTTCAAAA GTTACTTCAGCATGTGCGCAGCGGTGCTGGGCCAGCTTTGCTTATGGGTGTCCTTGCATCACGCAGACCATGGACTCAATTTGTTGCTACTGACAACTTTAAA gctCCACCATCTTTGCCTCGACTGTCCCGAAGATTTTATCGAAATGTGGAATATTTTCAAGCCAATTACCTGATGGTGTTTCTGGGACTATTTGCTTATTGCCT AATAACCACTCCACTTCTGCTGATTGCTATGGTAGCCAGTTTCTTTGGGTATAGAAAGCTAACATCAGGGCCCAATACTTGGAAG CCAAAA ATTGGTGGCTGGGAGTTGACTAAGCCACAGCAGTATGCAGTAGGGGCAGCAGGTTCCATGGCTTTATGCTGGCTTGCTGGGGCTGGAGCTGTGCTATTTTGGGTGTTAG GCGCCACTGTTACGGTAGTGGCTTTGCATGCTAGCTTCTTCGATGCGGAGGCTTTGCCGGCTTCCGACGACCCGGAGCAGTTCCCCATGATAGAGCAGGTGTGA
- the LOC113492777 gene encoding prenylated Rab acceptor protein 1-like isoform X1, which translates to MSENVNIDLSGEINATVEKKGFQKYVNEVELLLQHVRSGAGPALLMGVLASRRPWTQFVATDNFKAPPSLPRLSRRFYRNVEYFQANYLMVFLGLFAYCLITTPLLLIAMVASFFGYRKLTSGPNTWKPKIGGWELTKPQQYAVGAAGSMALCWLAGAGAVLFWVLGATVTVVALHASFFDAEALPASDDPEQFPMIEQV; encoded by the exons ATGTCTGAAAACGTTAATATTGATCTTTCGGGAGAAATTAATGCTACAGTAGAAAAGAAAGGTTTTCAAAAGTATGTCAATGAAGTGGAATT GTTACTTCAGCATGTGCGCAGCGGTGCTGGGCCAGCTTTGCTTATGGGTGTCCTTGCATCACGCAGACCATGGACTCAATTTGTTGCTACTGACAACTTTAAA gctCCACCATCTTTGCCTCGACTGTCCCGAAGATTTTATCGAAATGTGGAATATTTTCAAGCCAATTACCTGATGGTGTTTCTGGGACTATTTGCTTATTGCCT AATAACCACTCCACTTCTGCTGATTGCTATGGTAGCCAGTTTCTTTGGGTATAGAAAGCTAACATCAGGGCCCAATACTTGGAAG CCAAAA ATTGGTGGCTGGGAGTTGACTAAGCCACAGCAGTATGCAGTAGGGGCAGCAGGTTCCATGGCTTTATGCTGGCTTGCTGGGGCTGGAGCTGTGCTATTTTGGGTGTTAG GCGCCACTGTTACGGTAGTGGCTTTGCATGCTAGCTTCTTCGATGCGGAGGCTTTGCCGGCTTCCGACGACCCGGAGCAGTTCCCCATGATAGAGCAGGTGTGA
- the LOC113492780 gene encoding transmembrane protein 256 homolog isoform X1, protein MVNLADALMINTVTDGAMNFLRHIGIFKTQTAPQAPAPIIIKMPLWQLAQEAGPFVRLAGLSGAAAVVLGAMGAHRNFPEPETKEDLKKIFETANRFHFLHTLALVTVPLCRRPYVAGAFFVAGMTLFCGTCYYHAFTGDRCFRRLTPIGGSCLILGWVAMVL, encoded by the exons ATGGTAAACTTGGCCGACGCACTTATGATAAATACGGTGACGGATGGAGCTATGAATTTTTTACGTCatatt GGTATTTTTAAGACTCAGACGGCACCTCAAGCCCCCGCGCCAATAATTATCAAGATGCCGTTGTGGCAACTCGCGCAAGAGGCGGGGCCGTTCGTCCGGCTGGCAGGGCTCAGCGGTGCAGCCGCCGTAGTGCTTGGCGCTATGGGTGCACACCGCAACTTTCCAGAACCAGAAACCAAAGaagatttaaagaaaatatttgaaacagcCAATCGATTCCACTTCCTTCACACACTTGCACTTGTCACAGTGCCTCTTTGCCGGAGACCCTATGTT GCCGGTGCATTCTTTGTAGCTGGGATGACACTATTTTGTGGTACATGCTATTACCACGCATTCACAGGTGACCGCTGCTTCCGCAGACTTACTCCAATTGGTGGCTCCTGTCTCATCCTTGGTTGGGTCGCAATGGTCTTGTAA
- the LOC113492777 gene encoding prenylated Rab acceptor protein 1-like isoform X2: MSENVNIDLSGEINATVEKKGFQKYVNEVELLLQHVRSGAGPALLMGVLASRRPWTQFVATDNFKAPPSLPRLSRRFYRNVEYFQANYLMVFLGLFAYCLITTPLLLIAMVASFFGYRKLTSGPNTWKIGGWELTKPQQYAVGAAGSMALCWLAGAGAVLFWVLGATVTVVALHASFFDAEALPASDDPEQFPMIEQV; the protein is encoded by the exons ATGTCTGAAAACGTTAATATTGATCTTTCGGGAGAAATTAATGCTACAGTAGAAAAGAAAGGTTTTCAAAAGTATGTCAATGAAGTGGAATT GTTACTTCAGCATGTGCGCAGCGGTGCTGGGCCAGCTTTGCTTATGGGTGTCCTTGCATCACGCAGACCATGGACTCAATTTGTTGCTACTGACAACTTTAAA gctCCACCATCTTTGCCTCGACTGTCCCGAAGATTTTATCGAAATGTGGAATATTTTCAAGCCAATTACCTGATGGTGTTTCTGGGACTATTTGCTTATTGCCT AATAACCACTCCACTTCTGCTGATTGCTATGGTAGCCAGTTTCTTTGGGTATAGAAAGCTAACATCAGGGCCCAATACTTGGAAG ATTGGTGGCTGGGAGTTGACTAAGCCACAGCAGTATGCAGTAGGGGCAGCAGGTTCCATGGCTTTATGCTGGCTTGCTGGGGCTGGAGCTGTGCTATTTTGGGTGTTAG GCGCCACTGTTACGGTAGTGGCTTTGCATGCTAGCTTCTTCGATGCGGAGGCTTTGCCGGCTTCCGACGACCCGGAGCAGTTCCCCATGATAGAGCAGGTGTGA
- the LOC113492780 gene encoding transmembrane protein 256 homolog isoform X2 gives MPLWQLAQEAGPFVRLAGLSGAAAVVLGAMGAHRNFPEPETKEDLKKIFETANRFHFLHTLALVTVPLCRRPYVAGAFFVAGMTLFCGTCYYHAFTGDRCFRRLTPIGGSCLILGWVAMVL, from the exons ATGCCGTTGTGGCAACTCGCGCAAGAGGCGGGGCCGTTCGTCCGGCTGGCAGGGCTCAGCGGTGCAGCCGCCGTAGTGCTTGGCGCTATGGGTGCACACCGCAACTTTCCAGAACCAGAAACCAAAGaagatttaaagaaaatatttgaaacagcCAATCGATTCCACTTCCTTCACACACTTGCACTTGTCACAGTGCCTCTTTGCCGGAGACCCTATGTT GCCGGTGCATTCTTTGTAGCTGGGATGACACTATTTTGTGGTACATGCTATTACCACGCATTCACAGGTGACCGCTGCTTCCGCAGACTTACTCCAATTGGTGGCTCCTGTCTCATCCTTGGTTGGGTCGCAATGGTCTTGTAA
- the LOC113492775 gene encoding transcription factor E2F7-like codes for MYEDENITCTPKRCVLTEVTNSANYVSPTANLKLLTNVALQYPTPPPSAVHRKEKSLQILCDRFLNLYPLHGDGPVEIQLDSTAARLGVEKRRMYDIINILEAMQCAVHKRKNTYLWHGGARLNSFLKMLKKQGEHLRLSEALRGKAPKPPTPKHKTLGVLAQRFLMLFLVEPPNTLINLEMAVRVLIDTSSKNKTVLSPEQQDRQHKSKVRRLYDIANVFISIGLIEKVSGNLILKKPVFKYVGPFKIKKCEKSLMSTDSPITPLSVLDSQQKASAYHVFAGRSKRKLEFTSPTSTKELKLGVTTPPHTPSHKWDEILLVADMELTRINKGVVL; via the exons ATGTATGAAGATGAAAACATTACTTGTACTCCAAAGCGTTGCGTGCTTACTGAAGTTACAAACTCAGCCAACTATGTATCTCCAACCGCTAACCTCAAGTTACTGACCAATGTTGCATTGCAATATCCCACACCCCCGCCTAGTGCAGTGCACAGAAAAGAAAAGTCTCTCCAGATATTATGTGACAG ATTCCTCAACCTGTACCCACTACATGGTGATGGTCCAGTGGAAATACAACTGGATAGCACTGCAGCCCGGCTAGGCGTCGAAAAGCGTAGAATGTATGACATAATAAACATACTGGAAGCAATGCAATGTGCTGTCCATAAAAGGAAGAACACTTATCTTTGGCATGGAGGAGCTCGCttgaattcatttttaaagatGTTGAAGAAACAGGGTGAACACCTTAGGTTGTCAGAGGCGCTGCGTGGAAAAGCCCCGAAGCCCCCCACACCTAAACATAAAACTTTGGGAGTCTTAGCACAGAGattcttaatgttatttttagtgGAACCTCct aatactCTAATAAACTTGGAGATGGCTGTGAGGGTGTTGATTGACACATCCAGTAAAAATAAGACGGTGCTCTCTCCAGAGCAGCAGGACCGCCAACACAAGTCCAAAGTCAGGAGACTCTATGACATTGccaatgtatttatttctattggTCTCATTGAAAAAGTGTcaggtaatttaatattaaaaaagccaGTTTTTAAGTATGTGGGCCCATTTAAGATTAAGAAGTGTGAGAAAAGTTTGATGAGCACAGATTCTCCAATCACACCACTATCAGTTTTGGACAGCCAACAGAAGGCCTCCGCTTACCATGTGTTTGCTGGCCGGTCAAAGCGGAAACTGGAGTTCACTAGCCCAACTTCCACCAAAGAACTGAAGCTTGGTGTCACAACCCCACCCCACACACCGTCACACAAATGGGATGAGATCCTGCTTGTGGCTGACATGGAACTGACTAGAATTAACAAAGGAGTAGTCTtgtga